The stretch of DNA GGaaactaaagaaataatattatacaaaaaactgaattataaacataattacatatataattattcaattatgaCGGTACCCCCAGTcatttttttccgcgcgttCGCTCTACAATCGCGGCTGCGGCTGCAGCTGCAGCTATCACGTATCTAACGACACCATATTATACGAATCGAAGCGCGCGGTGCCGGGGCCACTGCCAATTTCCATGGCAGATTACTTTTCAGTATTACGTGCCCTTCTTCCCCGTTAGAGAAGGCAGACGGAGCGTGCCGCCCGCTCCGCACACCTGCACGTATCGTGTGAGGATAAAACTAATTTCGAGCCTCCCGACGAAATAAAGTGCACGGGACGTAAATTCGTAATCCGGTAAAGGAGCGCTTTATCATTGGGAACCTATCGATGCGTCAGTAAATTTTTCCGCTACTCGGGTAACGTGGCGTTACGCTAACGAATCATCAAacagtatttaaataatatcgaaataatgTATACCTGGTTCAGTATAGCACACGTATAATGGGCCATTTTGACCAGGAAGTTTAATGCGCCCGtgaatgtaattatatacacATGTTGCATCCTCTCTTGAATTGCATGTCACAAAGCAATATGACTTGCCTGCTGGcattattaaagtatatttgGAAATTAGAGCATCTAGAACGCATTGCAAAGTTTCCCTCTTAATACCAGTAACCAGGCCACCGTTGCATATCATCAAGTACTGTGtgaaatatcaatttattattgataCAAAACTCTGAATTGTGATATACCAAAGTGTTTACCTGTGTAGGTTGTTCGGCACATTTAACGTTCATGTCTCTAAGCAATCTGTGATGAGCACGTTTCTGTTTGCGTAAGCTCTTCTTGTCGTTCTTTTCTTCGATCACAACATTTGCTTCATCACTTAAAGGCAtgttcaatatttaaatacctcaaaaagaaaaaattgcattcaCAGTCGTCTCATGAATCCTGCAAAAGAAAATCTGTTAgctcatttaataaataaaaactaaataataaattaaattttctaactgattaaatcaaatttattcgTTAACATATGCAATACGCGATATACGGagacataattttaaaactaaatgaATTTACcatgatgttttttttttacgtgatcGAATGAGTAACATCCACGAGAGGCACGAGGCAATCTTTCGACATAACCCCTAGACAAGCTGTAGCGTAAGAtacgaaagtaaaaaaaggaaatgttAAAATCTAATCTTtattagaataaataaatataaggtaaaacattttctcgCATAGCTACGCATAATTGAGCATAATCAGCTGATTGATTCAATGTGAAATTTTCATGTAGGTGTACCTTAATTTTGTGTATAGTCTTAAGGGCCATAAACTATAGCGAGTTTGGCAGTAATAAGATAAGTCAGTTCCCTGTGGTTCTCTGTCCCTCGTTTTCTTCAACATGGCGGTGAGCATACGTTTTTTGGCGTCAAGACATTgcttttattctttatatatCTCTTACATCACTAAACTCTGTTAAATATCATTATGACATAGAAATAGTTgatattatcttaaattattaataattttaattttttaaattaaatccttGATGTCCAAAATTATCACAATAAATAAGTTAATGTGCACGCTTCTAGTCGGCAATAGAGCTAATGGTTTGGTTTTAATTGTAGGACTCTTCGAAAGCACCTGAaaagaaagtgaaaaagaaaccaagtaaaaaaataaagaaggagCCAAAGGATgcgtctaaaaatataatgcgtGAAGTTCGAATCCGGAAATTGTGCCTAAATATTTGTGTAGGTGAATCTGGTGATCGATTGACACGTGCTGCTAaggtaaattctttttacgtgTTATGCTTcagcgaaaaaatatttaacttttgaATCTTTGAAATGTGAAATACTTTTTCCTATAGGTTTTGGAACAATTGACTGGTCAACAGCCAGTATTTTCCAAAGCTCGGTATACTGTACGCTCGTTTGGTATCCGTCGTAATGAAAAAATAGCTGTGCATTGTACTGTACGTGGTGCAAAAGCTGAGGAAATTTTGGAACGTGGTTTGAAGGTAACTGAAACATTCGTATAAGTATGATTTTCTCTTATGTTATAATGCTAATATGTTGTTTAATTACAGGTACGCGAATATGAATTGAGAAAGGAAAACTTTTCTTGTACAGGCAATTTTGGTTTTGGCATTCAGGAACACATTGATCTAGGAATTAAGTATGATCCTAGTATTGGGATTTATGGCTTAGACTTCTATGTTGTACTTGGACGTCCAGGTCAGTAATTTTACAACGTTATATTGAATGTTTAAACGTtgcacatttaatattttagatatccttgttttataacgttatctatttataaatgtgctagagaaaatgtttcatatttgCAACTCATGCCCACAAATTTACTGGGTGTGTTACTTAATTGAAACTACAtgttgattaatatttaatagaatatGTGATAAAACatctctttaaataaaataaaaaaattaaaaaaaaataaaaaaattaaaaaagacaaagtTTTAAGTCCTACATATAAGGAAATGCAactataatttatgaaatgcATGATTTGTAGGATTTAATGTAGCCCacagaagaagaaaaactGGTAAAGTCGGTTTTCAGCACCGACTTACCAAAGAAGATGCTATAAAATGGTTCCAACAAAAATATGACGGTATTATCATTACAGGAAGGAAGTGatatgtattttatgttttatgttataataaataattttaacaaagtgcttatatttttaatctttctgaACCGCTATCACAGCAAACTTACTATTTGCAGatatagaattataaaaattttatgtgaaattctagaataagaaaaactattaatataaagctgtggaattgatttaatttttgtttctatataacgtacaattaaaacattgacaaaaattgacgtgaataaataattagaatatacCCAtcacgttatacgtatataaaaataaggaaCATA from Cardiocondyla obscurior isolate alpha-2009 linkage group LG04, Cobs3.1, whole genome shotgun sequence encodes:
- the LOC139102083 gene encoding large ribosomal subunit protein uL5-like, with the protein product MADSSKAPEKKVKKKPSKKIKKEPKDASKNIMREVRIRKLCLNICVGESGDRLTRAAKVLEQLTGQQPVFSKARYTVRSFGIRRNEKIAVHCTVRGAKAEEILERGLKVREYELRKENFSCTGNFGFGIQEHIDLGIKYDPSIGIYGLDFYVVLGRPGFNVAHRRRKTGKVGFQHRLTKEDAIKWFQQKYDGIIITGRK